Proteins from a single region of Desulfobacterales bacterium:
- a CDS encoding ORF6N domain-containing protein — protein sequence MDADLAEAYGVTTKALSQAVQRNSDRFPFDFMSRLTKAEKGKW from the coding sequence ATTGATGCTGACCTTGCGGAAGCTTATGGCGTCACGACAAAAGCCCTGAGCCAAGCCGTTCAACGAAATTCGGATCGGTTCCCGTTCGACTTTATGTCCCGCCTCACCAAGGCAGAAAAGGGGAAATGGTAA